Proteins co-encoded in one Juglans regia cultivar Chandler chromosome 16, Walnut 2.0, whole genome shotgun sequence genomic window:
- the LOC109012504 gene encoding 2-oxoglutarate and iron-dependent oxygenase domain-containing protein CP2-like translates to MSQDASVDRRKRTQAPISGNADGNRNGNGYANGVLEDDELRLRLRPNENHKPESYADLQLDFSPLLFSSLEQYLPFNMLNLSRELKLQYMRHILLRYSPDGERTRVQRHREYKKMIMLNYTPLHIELYTMDAAKFFVPSFLKAINDNTEESFRSIMTESSPGVYTFEMLQPHFCELLLSEVDNFERWVHETKFRIMRPNTMNNYGAVLDDFGLETMLDKLMEDFICPISGVFFPEVGGSTLDSHHGFVVEYGMDRDVELGFHVDDSEVTLNVCLGEQFSGGDLFFRGVRCDKHVHSGTQPEEIFDYSHVPGRAVLHRGRHRHGARATTSGQRVNLLLWCRSSVFRELKKYKKEFSSWCGECQREKKERQRIAVGATKLELFKRLQKSTS, encoded by the exons ATGTCTCAAGATGCTTCTGTGGACCGAAGAAAACGGACCCAAGCGCCAATCTCTGGAAACGCTGACGGAAACAGGAACGGGAACGGATATGCAAACGGCGTCTTAGAGGACGATGAGCTTAGGCTGAGGCTGCGCCCAAACGAGAATCACAAGCCGGAGAGCTATGCGGACTTGCAATTGGATTTCAGCCCGCTCCTCTTCAGCTCGCTTGAGCAGTACTTGCCATTCAACATGCTCAACCTGTCACGTGAGCTCAAGCTTCAGTACATGCGCCACATTCTGCTCCGTTACTCGCCCGATGGCGAACGCACTCGT GTTCAAAGGCATAGAGAATACAAGAAGATGATAATGTTAAATTATACG CCTCTTCACATTGAACTGTATACTATGGATGCTGCAAAATTCTTTGTCCCCTCATTTCTCAAAGCGATCAATGACAATACAGAGGAGAGTTTTAGAAGCATAATGACCGAATCCTCTCCAGGAGTTTATACATTTGAAATGCTTCAGCcacatttttgtgaattgttgCTGTCTGAG GTAGACAATTTTGAAAGATGGGTCCATGAGACAAAATTCAGAATCATGCGACCTAACACAATGAACAATTATGGTGCTGTTCTTGATGACTTTGGACTGGAAACCATGCTTGACAAGTTGATGGAGGACTTTATATGTCCTATATCTGGAG TTTTCTTTCCTGAAGTTGGTGGATCCACTCTGGATTCGCATCATGGTTTTGTGGTCGAATATGGAATGGATAGAGATGTTGAGCTTG GTTTCCATGTGGATGACTCTGAAGTCACATTGAATGTTTGCTTGGGTGAGCAATTTTCTggtggagatttattttttcgaGGTGTTCGATGCGATAAACACGTGCACTCAGGAACCCAACCAGAG GAGATCTTTGATTACTCCCATGTTCCGGGGCGTGCTGTTCTTCATCGTGGTCGCCATCGGCATGGTGCCAGAGCCACAACATCTGGGCAACGGGTCAACTTACTTTTGTGGTGCagaag TTCGGTCTTCAGAGagctgaaaaaatataaaaaagaattctcTAGCTGGTGTGGAGAGTGCCAACGTGAAAAGAAAGAGAGGCAGCGTATTGCAGTTGGTGCTACAAAACTG GAATTATTCAAGAGGTTACAAAAATCCACTTCATGA
- the LOC109012503 gene encoding eukaryotic translation initiation factor 3 subunit J-like, translating to MEDWEEEQIPPVLAKEQPNYKWDDEDVDDNDVKESWEDEDESTSASEVKPPAEKAPKKPTVKATEKKGKMVEVVNEEPLDPVAEKLRQQRLVEEADYSSTKELFSKRGDEKTLDNFIPKSESDFLEYAELISHKLRSHEKSFHYIGLLKAVMRLSMTALKAADAKEVSSSVSAIANEKLKAEKEANAGKKKSGLKKKQINVDKPDDELALNTYEALDDYDFM from the exons ATGGAGGACTGGG AGGAAGAGCAAATTCCACCTGTCCTGGCAAAGGAGCAACCTAACTACAAATGGGATGATGAAGATGTGGATGACAATGATGTGAAGGAATCAtgggaagatgaagatgaatctACATCG GCATCTGAAGTAAAACCTCCAGCTGAAAAGGCCCCAAAGAAACCCACGGTAAAAGCTACTGAAAAGAAGGGGAAAATGGTTGAAGTAGTAAACGAAGAGCCACTAGATCCTGTGGCTGAGAAACTTCGCCAACAAAG GCTGGTGGAAGAAGCAGATTATAGCTCCACTAAGGAACTGTTCAGTAAGAGAGGTGATGAGAAGACCCTTGATAATTTTATTCCCAAATCAGAAAGTGACTTCTTGGAATATGCGGAGCTTATTTCACATAAGCTGCGCTCACATGAG AAAAGTTTCCATTATATTGGTTTACTCAAGGCTGTAATGAGACTATCAATGACTGCTTTGAAAGCAGCAGATGCAAAAGAAGTCTCATCTTCTGTTTCAGCAATTGCAAATGAAAAGCTAAAAGCAGAGAAGGAAGCGAATGCTGGAAAAAAGAAatcag GCTTGAAGAAAAAGCAGATCAATGTTGACAAGCCAGACGATGAGTTGGCTCTTAATACGTATGAAGCTCTCGATGACTATGATTTCATGTGA